A stretch of Rhizobium sp. TH2 DNA encodes these proteins:
- a CDS encoding DsbA family oxidoreductase, giving the protein MQHIQIDIISDVVCPWCYLGQKRLALALEEVRDSVVADIAWKPYQLEPNAPPEGFNTFDYLAKKIGGPERVKQSHEMLKGLGAEIGLPFALERAGILPNTLDAHRLLHWAGKIGPETQDKVAHALFTANFVEGRNVGDHSVLADIAEACGMDRAEVERLLSMDTDRDTIKTEIANAQRMGVSGVPFFVIDGKYAISGAQGVDVFANALRQIAEMKANA; this is encoded by the coding sequence GTGCAGCATATTCAAATCGATATCATATCCGACGTGGTTTGCCCGTGGTGCTATCTCGGGCAAAAACGCCTGGCCCTGGCGCTTGAGGAGGTTAGGGATTCGGTAGTCGCCGATATCGCGTGGAAACCCTATCAGCTCGAACCCAACGCACCGCCTGAGGGCTTCAACACTTTCGATTATCTCGCCAAGAAGATTGGCGGACCGGAACGCGTCAAGCAATCGCATGAGATGTTGAAAGGCCTGGGCGCTGAGATCGGCCTGCCCTTCGCGCTCGAACGGGCCGGGATCCTGCCCAACACGCTGGATGCGCATCGTCTTCTCCATTGGGCCGGCAAGATTGGTCCGGAGACGCAGGACAAGGTCGCACATGCGCTCTTCACCGCGAATTTTGTCGAGGGCAGGAATGTCGGCGACCACTCAGTGCTGGCGGATATCGCGGAGGCGTGCGGCATGGACCGCGCCGAAGTTGAAAGACTTCTGTCGATGGATACGGATCGCGATACAATCAAAACCGAGATCGCCAATGCCCAACGCATGGGCGTCTCCGGTGTGCCATTCTTTGTCATTGACGGGAAATATGCCATCTCGGGCGCTCAGGGCGTCGATGTATTTGCCAATGCGCTCCGGCAGATCGCGGAGATGAAGGCGAACGCTTAA
- a CDS encoding succinate dehydrogenase assembly factor 2 — translation MTGTTRTSAELDPRRRRILFRAWHRGIREMDLIFGQFADNELRLISGADLDEFEAILTEDDNDLFKWISGEKALPEHLNTPLFARITAFRPEEAFRPDAAST, via the coding sequence ATGACCGGCACGACAAGAACCAGCGCCGAACTCGACCCCCGCCGCCGGCGCATTCTCTTCCGCGCCTGGCATCGCGGCATTCGCGAGATGGACCTGATCTTCGGCCAGTTCGCCGATAACGAGCTTCGCCTTATCTCCGGCGCCGATCTCGATGAATTCGAGGCGATCCTGACCGAGGATGACAACGATCTCTTCAAGTGGATATCAGGCGAGAAGGCTTTGCCGGAGCACCTGAATACCCCGCTTTTCGCCCGCATCACCGCCTTCCGGCCGGAGGAAGCATTCAGACCGGACGCCGCCAGCACATGA
- the mfd gene encoding transcription-repair coupling factor, with the protein MISDFNAAKILADDKSFTLGSVPPGMEALVLAQMAQSGKPVAYVMSDGQHMADIEQMLAFHASEIPVLTLPGWDCLPYDRVSPGTDVSARRLSALAGLVAFQAKRHPAIVLTTANALVQKLPPRDAMATMTFSARAGQQIRMEDIAAQLERNGFDRTPTVREVGEFAVRGGILDVFMPDSEQPMRLDFFGDTLETIRYFDPATQRTTGTAKALAVNPMSEVSLNPDMISRFRKNYLTMFGAATRDDALYQAISEGRRFAGMEHWLPLYYDHLDTLFDYLEGFRLVTDNTLQESVNERFTLIGDYYQARQDSARQKGSMQAAPYKPVPPDQLYLSGEQVMLSLREHGAIRLTAFNEPDGDARKVVNIDARPGMHWAKNVENQSEERVNVFSAAVRHIADHRAKGDKVVISGWSEGSLDRLLQVLAEHGLEKVVPVASLTEVQKLKAGEAGSAILSLESGFETGKLVVIGEQDILGDRLVRRSKRRKRAADFISEATSLEAGSIVVHAEHGIGRFMGLTTIQAVGAPHECLELQYAGGDKLFLPVENIELLSRYGSEATEAQLDKLGGVAWQARKAKLKKQLLAMADGLIKIAAARTMRHAPVLAAPEGLYDEFAARFPYDETDDQANAIDAVKDDLAAGKPMDRLICGDVGFGKTEVALRATFIAAMNGGQVAVVVPTTLLARQHYKTFTERLRGFPIKVRQASRLVGAKELNETKKAAADGKVDVVVGTHALLGAGVKFANLGLLIIDEEQHFGVKHKERLKELKSDVHVLTLSATPIPRTLQLALTGVRELSLITTPPVDRMAVRTFISPFDPLVIRETLMREHYRGGQSFYVCPRIADLDEIHIFLKQSVPELKIAVAHGQMPPGELDDIMNAFYDGQYDVLLSTTIVESGLDVPTANTLIVHRADMFGLAQLYQIRGRVGRSKVRAFALFTLPVNRLLTSTADKRLKVLQSLDSLGAGFQLASHDLDLRGAGNLLGEEQSGHIKEVGFELYQQMLEEAVMEIKGDEQISDSGWSPQIQVGAAVMIPEHYVPDLNLRMSLYRRLGELKELQEIDGFGAELIDRFGPMPVEVESLLKVVYIKSLCRTANVEKLEAGPKGIVMQFRGREFPNPAGLVDYISRQGTLAKIRPDHSVFLARDLAGPEKRLTAAAQVMTQMAGIATRAA; encoded by the coding sequence ATGATTTCCGATTTCAACGCCGCCAAGATTCTTGCAGACGACAAGAGCTTCACGCTCGGCAGCGTGCCGCCGGGCATGGAAGCCTTGGTGCTGGCCCAGATGGCGCAGAGCGGCAAGCCGGTCGCCTATGTCATGTCGGACGGTCAGCATATGGCCGATATCGAGCAGATGCTGGCTTTCCACGCGTCCGAAATTCCGGTCCTGACACTGCCGGGCTGGGACTGCCTGCCCTATGACCGCGTATCGCCCGGCACCGATGTCTCCGCCAGGAGACTTTCAGCACTTGCCGGCCTCGTCGCGTTCCAGGCCAAGCGGCATCCGGCAATCGTGCTGACAACAGCCAACGCGCTGGTGCAGAAGCTGCCGCCGCGCGATGCTATGGCTACCATGACGTTCTCGGCGCGCGCCGGCCAACAAATCCGCATGGAAGACATTGCCGCCCAGCTTGAGCGCAACGGTTTCGATCGCACGCCGACGGTGCGCGAGGTCGGCGAATTCGCGGTGCGCGGTGGTATCCTCGATGTCTTCATGCCGGATTCCGAGCAGCCGATGCGGCTCGATTTCTTCGGCGATACGCTCGAAACCATTCGCTATTTCGATCCGGCGACGCAACGTACGACCGGCACCGCAAAGGCACTCGCGGTCAATCCGATGAGCGAGGTGTCGCTCAATCCGGATATGATCAGCCGCTTCCGCAAGAATTACCTGACGATGTTCGGCGCCGCCACACGCGACGACGCGCTCTACCAGGCGATTTCCGAGGGCCGCCGTTTCGCCGGCATGGAGCATTGGCTGCCGCTCTATTACGACCACCTCGACACGTTGTTCGACTATCTCGAGGGCTTCCGGCTGGTTACCGACAACACGCTGCAGGAATCGGTCAACGAGCGCTTCACACTGATCGGCGACTATTACCAGGCACGCCAGGATTCGGCCAGGCAGAAGGGCTCGATGCAGGCGGCGCCCTATAAGCCGGTGCCGCCCGACCAGCTTTATCTGTCAGGCGAGCAGGTCATGCTGTCGCTGCGCGAGCACGGTGCCATCCGTCTGACGGCTTTCAACGAGCCTGATGGCGACGCGCGCAAGGTCGTCAACATCGATGCCCGGCCCGGCATGCATTGGGCGAAGAATGTCGAGAACCAGAGCGAAGAGCGGGTCAACGTCTTCTCGGCCGCGGTGCGCCATATTGCCGACCATCGTGCTAAGGGCGACAAGGTCGTAATTTCGGGCTGGTCCGAGGGTTCGCTCGACCGATTGCTGCAGGTGCTGGCCGAGCACGGGCTCGAAAAGGTCGTGCCGGTTGCGAGTTTGACCGAAGTCCAGAAACTCAAGGCCGGGGAGGCGGGCTCCGCCATCCTCTCGCTGGAAAGCGGTTTTGAAACCGGCAAGCTGGTGGTCATCGGCGAGCAGGATATTCTCGGCGACCGGCTGGTGCGCCGCTCCAAGCGCCGCAAGCGCGCCGCCGATTTCATCTCCGAAGCGACCTCGCTCGAAGCGGGCAGCATCGTGGTGCATGCTGAGCATGGCATTGGCCGTTTCATGGGATTGACCACGATTCAGGCGGTCGGCGCGCCGCATGAATGTCTTGAACTGCAATATGCCGGCGGCGACAAGCTTTTCCTGCCGGTCGAAAACATTGAACTTCTGTCCCGCTACGGCTCGGAAGCCACCGAAGCCCAGCTCGACAAGCTCGGCGGCGTCGCCTGGCAGGCGCGCAAGGCGAAGCTGAAGAAGCAGTTGCTTGCCATGGCCGACGGCCTGATCAAGATCGCGGCCGCCCGCACCATGCGGCACGCGCCGGTGCTGGCTGCGCCCGAGGGGCTCTACGACGAATTCGCCGCCCGCTTTCCTTATGACGAAACCGACGACCAAGCCAACGCGATCGATGCGGTGAAGGACGATCTTGCGGCCGGCAAGCCGATGGACCGCCTGATCTGCGGCGATGTCGGGTTCGGCAAGACGGAAGTGGCGCTTCGCGCGACATTCATCGCCGCGATGAATGGCGGCCAGGTTGCCGTCGTGGTGCCGACGACACTGCTCGCACGCCAGCACTACAAGACATTTACCGAGCGCCTGCGCGGCTTTCCGATCAAGGTGCGGCAGGCCTCGCGCCTTGTGGGCGCCAAGGAACTCAACGAGACCAAGAAGGCGGCGGCCGACGGCAAGGTCGATGTAGTGGTCGGCACGCATGCGCTGTTGGGCGCGGGCGTCAAATTCGCCAATCTCGGCCTGCTGATCATCGACGAGGAGCAGCATTTCGGCGTCAAGCACAAGGAGCGGCTGAAGGAACTGAAGTCGGATGTCCATGTGCTGACGCTCTCGGCGACGCCGATCCCGCGCACGCTGCAACTGGCGCTCACCGGTGTGCGCGAACTATCACTGATCACCACGCCGCCGGTCGATCGCATGGCGGTGCGCACCTTCATCTCGCCATTCGATCCGCTGGTGATCCGCGAGACGCTGATGCGCGAGCATTATCGCGGCGGCCAGAGCTTTTACGTTTGTCCGCGCATCGCCGATCTCGACGAAATCCACATATTCCTCAAGCAGTCGGTACCGGAACTCAAGATCGCGGTCGCCCACGGTCAGATGCCCCCGGGTGAGCTCGACGATATCATGAACGCCTTCTACGACGGCCAGTATGATGTGCTGCTCTCGACGACGATCGTCGAATCCGGCCTCGACGTGCCGACGGCCAATACCCTGATCGTGCATCGCGCCGACATGTTCGGACTGGCCCAGCTCTACCAGATCCGCGGCCGCGTGGGGCGGTCCAAGGTGCGCGCCTTCGCGCTCTTCACGCTTCCCGTCAACCGCCTGCTCACCTCGACCGCCGACAAGCGGCTCAAGGTCCTGCAATCGCTGGATTCGCTCGGGGCCGGCTTCCAGCTTGCCAGCCACGATCTCGACCTGCGCGGCGCCGGCAACCTGCTCGGCGAAGAACAGTCCGGCCATATCAAGGAAGTCGGCTTCGAGCTTTACCAGCAGATGCTGGAAGAAGCGGTGATGGAGATCAAGGGCGACGAGCAAATCTCCGATTCCGGCTGGTCGCCGCAGATCCAGGTCGGCGCGGCGGTGATGATCCCGGAACACTACGTGCCGGACCTCAATCTCCGCATGTCGCTCTATCGCCGGCTTGGCGAGCTCAAGGAGTTGCAGGAAATCGACGGCTTCGGCGCCGAGCTCATCGATCGCTTCGGGCCGATGCCGGTGGAGGTCGAAAGCCTGCTCAAGGTCGTCTACATCAAGTCGCTCTGCCGCACGGCCAATGTCGAGAAACTGGAGGCAGGACCGAAGGGCATCGTCATGCAGTTCCGTGGCCGCGAATTCCCGAACCCAGCAGGTCTGGTGGACTATATCTCACGGCAGGGAACGCTCGCGAAAATCCGCCCCGACCACAGCGTTTTCCTGGCGCGCGATCTCGCAGGCCCGGAAAAGCGCCTGACGGCTGCGGCACAGGTGATGACGCAGATGGCGGGGATCGCAACGAGGGCGGCTTAA
- a CDS encoding extracellular solute-binding protein, with product MLRLLCALLPILLAASLAGAEPLHGISMHGTPALAPDFKHFPYVNPDVKKGGRISYGVVGSFNNLNPFIIKGKRTTARGMWDPEFGNFVVEPLMMRAKDEPFTMYGLLAETVEWDDARNFIQFNLNPKAKWSDGKPVTPEDVIFTFELMRDHGAPPFSTRLIASKIALVEKMEKVGDRSVRFTLAKDASRELPLLLALSPVLPKHATKIEGFEQTTLTPLLGSGPYLVKQVKPGEKIVYKRDPNYWARNLPSKVGIDNYDEVSVEYFLQDSSLFEAFKKGEVDLYQEGSPTKWKRSYDFPAVTSGAVVKDSFKPRLPANMFAMVFNTRRPLFADPRIREGLTLAFDFEWVNKSLFENAYVRTQSFWQNSVLSSLDVPASPLELQLLGEAKDRLSAEVLSGKYRLPVTDASGRDRKVLRQAFDLFKSAGYKISGGRMLGPDGRPLAFEILAQNQDQEKIVLAYQRNLAALGIAVTIRTVEDAQYQERTQTFDYDMILKTYSASLSPGIEQMTRWGTLSRDRPGSDNFAGVSNPDIDNMIQHILSAKSEDEFEAAVRAHDRLLVSGHYLVPLYHIGEQWVARRKHIGHPEYLPLYGAYLPSWWDERAQQDQ from the coding sequence GTGCTAAGACTGCTTTGCGCCCTCTTACCGATCCTGCTTGCCGCAAGTCTCGCCGGAGCGGAGCCGCTGCACGGGATTTCCATGCACGGCACCCCTGCCCTCGCACCCGATTTCAAGCACTTTCCTTATGTCAATCCCGATGTGAAGAAGGGCGGCAGGATTTCCTATGGCGTCGTGGGCAGCTTCAACAACCTCAATCCCTTCATCATCAAGGGCAAGCGCACAACGGCCCGGGGTATGTGGGACCCGGAATTCGGCAATTTCGTCGTGGAACCGCTGATGATGCGCGCGAAGGACGAACCCTTCACGATGTACGGACTGTTGGCCGAGACGGTCGAATGGGATGACGCCCGCAATTTTATCCAGTTCAATCTCAATCCGAAGGCCAAGTGGTCCGACGGCAAGCCGGTAACGCCGGAAGATGTGATTTTCACCTTCGAGTTGATGCGCGACCATGGCGCCCCGCCGTTCTCGACACGATTGATTGCCAGCAAGATCGCGCTGGTCGAGAAAATGGAGAAGGTCGGTGACCGGTCCGTCCGCTTCACGCTCGCCAAGGATGCTTCGCGGGAACTGCCGCTGCTGCTGGCGCTTTCGCCGGTGCTGCCGAAACATGCGACCAAGATCGAGGGCTTCGAACAGACGACATTGACGCCGCTACTCGGCTCCGGGCCATATCTGGTCAAGCAGGTCAAGCCGGGCGAGAAGATCGTCTACAAGCGCGATCCGAATTACTGGGCCAGGAATCTACCGTCCAAGGTCGGCATCGACAATTACGACGAAGTGTCGGTCGAGTATTTCCTGCAGGACAGTTCGCTTTTCGAGGCCTTCAAGAAAGGCGAGGTCGATCTCTACCAGGAGGGTTCGCCGACGAAATGGAAGCGGAGCTACGATTTTCCCGCGGTGACCTCGGGTGCCGTGGTGAAGGATAGTTTCAAGCCACGCTTGCCCGCCAACATGTTTGCTATGGTCTTCAACACAAGGCGGCCGCTCTTTGCCGACCCGAGGATACGCGAAGGGCTCACCCTGGCTTTCGACTTCGAATGGGTGAACAAGAGCCTGTTCGAGAATGCCTATGTGAGGACCCAGAGCTTCTGGCAAAACTCCGTCCTGTCGAGCTTAGACGTGCCGGCCAGCCCTCTGGAGCTGCAATTGCTGGGCGAGGCGAAGGACAGGCTTTCGGCGGAAGTTCTCTCAGGCAAGTACCGTCTGCCGGTCACGGATGCCTCCGGTCGCGACCGCAAAGTGCTGCGGCAGGCCTTCGACCTTTTCAAGTCCGCGGGATACAAGATATCGGGCGGCAGGATGCTGGGGCCAGATGGGAGGCCCCTCGCCTTCGAGATTCTGGCTCAAAACCAGGATCAGGAGAAGATCGTGCTCGCCTACCAGCGTAATCTCGCGGCGCTCGGTATTGCAGTCACCATTCGCACGGTGGAGGATGCGCAGTATCAGGAACGCACCCAGACCTTCGACTATGACATGATCCTCAAGACCTATTCAGCCTCGCTGTCGCCGGGTATCGAGCAGATGACCCGCTGGGGCACGCTCTCGCGGGATCGGCCTGGCAGTGACAATTTTGCCGGCGTATCGAACCCGGATATCGACAATATGATCCAGCACATCCTGTCGGCCAAGAGCGAGGACGAGTTCGAGGCCGCCGTTCGGGCGCATGATCGCCTGCTGGTTTCGGGCCACTACCTCGTGCCGCTTTATCATATCGGTGAACAGTGGGTTGCCCGCCGCAAGCATATCGGCCACCCGGAATATCTGCCATTATACGGTGCTTACCTGCCCTCATGGTGGGACGAGCGCGCGCAACAGGATCAGTAA